A single genomic interval of Pangasianodon hypophthalmus isolate fPanHyp1 chromosome 8, fPanHyp1.pri, whole genome shotgun sequence harbors:
- the LOC113534899 gene encoding solute carrier family 2, facilitated glucose transporter member 6 isoform X1 — translation MASEDNEATPLLLNNQNTQGQIRNGRLYLAAFSAVLGSFIFGYAMVFPSAVIPQLQEDDDPRLRMNVQQISWFGSVFAIGVIVGGLSTMWLNDKIGRKHSIMISVIPFLVGFLVMAAALEWWWLLLGRLFTGIASGITASSIPVYVSEISHPGVRGFLGSSPQITIVIGSLALYALGLILPWRWLAVAGEVPVLIMLFLLCFMPNSPRYLITNNKRDEASRALQWLRGPDSNYITELNQIQHSVDSQVGMQWSDLKNPFYYKPILISVFMRFLQQMTGITPILVYLEPIFEKTVDLLDPKYDAAIVGFVRLFTVTIAACLMDKAGRKSLLYASAFIMYLAMLTVTMYTHKTSCDSGNVTVGVLSAKEPFGVMIGSGLSSGTLIPLFSIIFIVVGYTIGWGPIAWLLMSEILPMKVRGVASGVCVVVGYITAFVLTQFFMLAVDAYGLFAPFLFFSVICLVNIIFTAKCVPETKGRTLEEIENYFRTGRTFTIAES, via the exons AAATGGCCGGCTCTATCTTGCAGCCTTTTCAGCTGTTTTGGgcagttttatttttggatATGCCATGGTGTTTCCCTCCGCGGTAATTCCACAGCTCCAGGAGGATGATGATCCACGTCTGCGCATGAATGTTCAGCAGATTTCCTGGTTTGGG TCTGTTTTTGCGATTGGAGTTATAGTAGGAGGGTTGAGTACCATGTGGCTTAATGACAAAATTGGGAGGAAACACAGCATCATGATATCTGTAATTCCCTTCTTGGTGGGGTTTCTCGTGATGGCAGCAGCGCTGGAATGGTGGTGGCTTCTCCTGGGCAGATTGTTCACAGGCATCGCTTCTGGCATTACAGCCAGCTCCATTCCT GTCTATGTGTCAGAGATTTCACATCCAGGTGTCAGAGGATTCCTGGGATCCAGTCCTCAGATCACGATTGTCATTGGAAGTCTGGCACTCTATGCTCTCG GCTTGATTCTGCCGTGGCGGTGGCTGGCTGTAGCTGGGGAAGTTCCTGTTCTGATTATGCTATTCCTCTTGTGCTTCATGCCTAACTCTCCACGTTACCTCATCACCAACAACAAACGGGACGAGGCCTCCAGAGCCCTCCAATGGCTCAGGGGCCCTGATTCAAACTACATCACTGAACTAAACCAAATTCAGCACAGTGTCGATTCCCAG GTTGGAATGCAGTGGTCAGATCTTAAGAATCCATTCTACTACAAGCCGATCTTGATCTCTGTGTTTATGAGATTCCTGCAACAGATGACAGGTATTACACCCATCTTGGTTTATCTGGAGCCTATCTTTGAGAAAACAGTTGATTTACTG GATCCCAAGTATGATGCAGCCATAGTGGGATTTGTTAGACTGTTCACTGTCACGATCGCAGCCTGTTTAATGGACAAAGCTGGCAGGAAATCTCTGCTCTACGCATCAG CATTTATAATGTACCTGGCCATGCTGACAGTGACCATGTACACCCACAAAACATCATGTGATTCTGGGAATGTAACTGTTGGAGTCCTGTCAGCAAAAGAGCCATTTGGAGTCATGATTGGTAGTGGGTTAAGCTCTGGCACACTTATCCCCCTCTTCAGCATCATCTTTATAGTAGTTG GTTATACAATAGGCTGGGGTCCGATCGCATGGCTGCTGATGTCGGAGATCTTGCCGATGAAAGTGCGCGGCGTTGCTtcaggcgtgtgtgtggtggtcgGCTACATCACTGCTTTTGTGCTGACACAATTCTTCATGCTAGCAGTG GATGCATATGGACTCTTTGCACCATTTCTGTTCTTCAGTGTAATCTGCTTGGTGAATATCATATTCACAGCCAAGTGTGTGCCTGAAACAAAAGGGAGAACACTGGAGGAAATTGAGAACTATTTCAGAACTGGACGCACCTTCACCATTGCTGAGAGTTAG
- the LOC113534899 gene encoding solute carrier family 2, facilitated glucose transporter member 6 isoform X2 — translation MVFPSAVIPQLQEDDDPRLRMNVQQISWFGSVFAIGVIVGGLSTMWLNDKIGRKHSIMISVIPFLVGFLVMAAALEWWWLLLGRLFTGIASGITASSIPVYVSEISHPGVRGFLGSSPQITIVIGSLALYALGLILPWRWLAVAGEVPVLIMLFLLCFMPNSPRYLITNNKRDEASRALQWLRGPDSNYITELNQIQHSVDSQVGMQWSDLKNPFYYKPILISVFMRFLQQMTGITPILVYLEPIFEKTVDLLDPKYDAAIVGFVRLFTVTIAACLMDKAGRKSLLYASAFIMYLAMLTVTMYTHKTSCDSGNVTVGVLSAKEPFGVMIGSGLSSGTLIPLFSIIFIVVGYTIGWGPIAWLLMSEILPMKVRGVASGVCVVVGYITAFVLTQFFMLAVDAYGLFAPFLFFSVICLVNIIFTAKCVPETKGRTLEEIENYFRTGRTFTIAES, via the exons ATGGTGTTTCCCTCCGCGGTAATTCCACAGCTCCAGGAGGATGATGATCCACGTCTGCGCATGAATGTTCAGCAGATTTCCTGGTTTGGG TCTGTTTTTGCGATTGGAGTTATAGTAGGAGGGTTGAGTACCATGTGGCTTAATGACAAAATTGGGAGGAAACACAGCATCATGATATCTGTAATTCCCTTCTTGGTGGGGTTTCTCGTGATGGCAGCAGCGCTGGAATGGTGGTGGCTTCTCCTGGGCAGATTGTTCACAGGCATCGCTTCTGGCATTACAGCCAGCTCCATTCCT GTCTATGTGTCAGAGATTTCACATCCAGGTGTCAGAGGATTCCTGGGATCCAGTCCTCAGATCACGATTGTCATTGGAAGTCTGGCACTCTATGCTCTCG GCTTGATTCTGCCGTGGCGGTGGCTGGCTGTAGCTGGGGAAGTTCCTGTTCTGATTATGCTATTCCTCTTGTGCTTCATGCCTAACTCTCCACGTTACCTCATCACCAACAACAAACGGGACGAGGCCTCCAGAGCCCTCCAATGGCTCAGGGGCCCTGATTCAAACTACATCACTGAACTAAACCAAATTCAGCACAGTGTCGATTCCCAG GTTGGAATGCAGTGGTCAGATCTTAAGAATCCATTCTACTACAAGCCGATCTTGATCTCTGTGTTTATGAGATTCCTGCAACAGATGACAGGTATTACACCCATCTTGGTTTATCTGGAGCCTATCTTTGAGAAAACAGTTGATTTACTG GATCCCAAGTATGATGCAGCCATAGTGGGATTTGTTAGACTGTTCACTGTCACGATCGCAGCCTGTTTAATGGACAAAGCTGGCAGGAAATCTCTGCTCTACGCATCAG CATTTATAATGTACCTGGCCATGCTGACAGTGACCATGTACACCCACAAAACATCATGTGATTCTGGGAATGTAACTGTTGGAGTCCTGTCAGCAAAAGAGCCATTTGGAGTCATGATTGGTAGTGGGTTAAGCTCTGGCACACTTATCCCCCTCTTCAGCATCATCTTTATAGTAGTTG GTTATACAATAGGCTGGGGTCCGATCGCATGGCTGCTGATGTCGGAGATCTTGCCGATGAAAGTGCGCGGCGTTGCTtcaggcgtgtgtgtggtggtcgGCTACATCACTGCTTTTGTGCTGACACAATTCTTCATGCTAGCAGTG GATGCATATGGACTCTTTGCACCATTTCTGTTCTTCAGTGTAATCTGCTTGGTGAATATCATATTCACAGCCAAGTGTGTGCCTGAAACAAAAGGGAGAACACTGGAGGAAATTGAGAACTATTTCAGAACTGGACGCACCTTCACCATTGCTGAGAGTTAG